From the genome of Triticum aestivum cultivar Chinese Spring chromosome 3B, IWGSC CS RefSeq v2.1, whole genome shotgun sequence, one region includes:
- the LOC123065758 gene encoding purple acid phosphatase 2, which yields MGLANRIGAVALAVACAVLLLGVACRAGQTSEYRRLLGQAIDMPLDADVFRAPPGHNAPQQVHITQGDHEGTAMIIPWVTTVEPGSSTVLYGTSEDNLNYSAKGKHSQYTFYKYTSGYIHHCTIKKLKFDTKYYYAVGTEETLRKFWFRTPPKSGPDVPYTFGLIGDLGQSFDSNVTLAHYESNSEAQAVLFVGDLTYADNYPYHDNTRWDTWARFVERNLAYQPWIWTAGNHEIDFAPELGETKPFKPYSSRYHTPYKSSGSTAPYWYSIKRASAYIIVLASYSAYGKYTPQYKWLESEFPKVNRSETPWLIVLMHAPWYNSYNYHYMEGESMRVMYEPWFVKYKVDLVFAGHVHAYERTHRISNVAYNIINGLCSPIPDQSAPVYITIGDGGNQEGLATNMSEPQPSYSAFREASFGHAILDIKNRTHAYYAWHRNQDGAAVAADALWFTNRYWMPTDDSFNDA from the exons ATGGGGCTGGCCAACCGGATCGGCGCGGTTGCCCTGGCCGTGGCCTGCGCCGTCCTGCTGCTGGGCGTCGCCTGCCGGGCCGGCCAGACCAGCGAGTACCGGCGGCTGCTCGGCCAGGCCATCGACATGCCGCTCGACGCCGACGTCTTCCGCGCTCCGCCCGGCCACAATGCGCCGCAGCAG GTTCATATCACGCAAGGCGACCACGAAGGTACAGCCATGATAATCCCGTGGGTgacaacagtggaacctggatcaAGCACAGTACTTTACGGGACTTCAGAAGATAATCTCAACTATTCTGCAAAGGGAAAGCATTCGCAGTATACGTTCTACAAATATACCTCAGGATACATTCATCATTGTACAATCAAGAAGCTGAAG TTTGACACAAAGTATTACTATGCCGTTGGAACTGAAGAGACGCTGAGGAAGTTTTGGTTCAGGACCCCTCCGAAAAGTGGCCCAGATGTTCCATATACATTTGGTCTGATAG GTGATCTCGGTCAGAGTTTCGACTCAAATGTCACGCTCGCTCATTACGAGTCCAATTCAGAAGCCCAGGCGGTGCTTTTTGTCGGGGACCTGACATATGCAGATAATTACCCATATCATGATAATACAAGGTGGGATACGTGGGCAAGATTTGTAGAACGGAATCTTGCATACCAGCCTTGGATCTGGACAGCTGGAAACCACGAGATAGATTTTGCTCCGGAACTT GGCGAAACGAAGCCATTCAAGCCATACAGCAGCAGGTATCACACACCCTATAAGTCTTCCGGTAGCACGGCACCTTACTGGTATTCCATCAAAAGAGCCTCAGCATATATCATTGTCCTGGCATCATACTCCGCATACG GAAAATACACCCCTCAGTACAAGTGGCTTGAATCTGAGTTCCCCAAGGTGAACAGGAGCGAGACGCCATGGCTGATCGTTCTGATGCACGCCCCGTGGTACAACAGCTACAACTACCATTACATGGAAGGTGAAAGCATGAGAGTGATGTACGAGCCGTGGTTCGTGAAGTACAAAGTGGATCTTGTGTTTGCAGGGCATGTCCACGCCTACGAACGGACA CATAGGATTTCAAATGTTGCATACAACATCATAAACGGGCTGTGCTCTCCGATCCCGGACCAGTCGGCGCCGGTCTACATAACCATCGGCGACGGGGGGAACCAGGAAGGGCTGGCCACCAA CATGTCGGAGCCGCAGCCGAGCTACTCGGCCTTCAGAGAGGCGAGCTTCGGGCACGCCATCCTGGACATCAAGAACCGGACGCACGCCTACTACGCCTGGCACCGCAACCAGGACGGCGCCGCCGTGGCGGCAGACGCCCTCTGGTTCACCAACAGGTACTGGATGCCCACCGACGACTCCTTCAACGATGCCTGA